A single window of Onychomys torridus chromosome 8, mOncTor1.1, whole genome shotgun sequence DNA harbors:
- the Zfp2 gene encoding zinc finger protein 2 homolog, protein MEREDLWHSALGAVWDPPCWLEGQQERYLDQVAVTQKETFNEKRVCGGNKTEKCSVEVSMLNTPQSIPLPKRPHNWNSCGKDSKQNSKLMKASRTFVGKKIYECDECRKTFSQSSSLLKHQRIHTGEKPYKCNVCDKHFIERSSLTVHQRTHTGEKPYKCNECGKAFSQSMNLTVHQRTHTGEKPYQCKECGKAFRKNSSLIQHERIHTGEKPYKCKDCGKAFTQSMNLTVHQRTHTGEKPYECNECGKAFSQSMHLIVHQRSHTGEKPYECSECGKAFSKSSTLTLHQRNHTGEKPYKCNKCGKSFSQSTYLIEHQRLHSGVKPFECNQCGKAFSKNSSLTQHRRIHTGEKPYECMVCGKHFTGRSSLTVHQVIHTGEKPYECTECGKAFSQSAYLIEHQRIHTGEKPYECDQCGKAFIKNSSLIVHQRIHTGEKPYQCNECGKAFSRSTNLTRHQRTHT, encoded by the coding sequence ATGGAAAGGGAAGATCTCTGGCATTCAGCTTTAGGGGCTGTCTGGGACCCCCCTTGCTGGTTAGAGGGGCAACAGGAAAGATATCTGGACCAAGTGGCAGTGACCCAAAAGGAAACCTTTAATGAGAAGAGGGTATGTGGAggtaataaaactgaaaaatgttCTGTTGAGGTTTCAATGCTTAATACACCACAAAGCATTCCTTTGCCAAAAAGACCCCATAATTGGAATTCATGTGGAAAAGATTCCAAACAAAATTCCAAGTTAATGAAAGCTTCAAGAACGTttgtaggaaagaaaatatatgaatgtgATGAGTGCAGGAAAACCTTCAGCCAGAGTTCATCCCTGCTTAAGCACCAGAGGattcacactggggagaagccTTACAAATGCAATGTATGTGACAAGCACTTCATTGAACGCTCCTCCCTCACCGTACATCAAAGGACTCATACAGGAgaaaaaccctacaaatgtaatgagtgtgggaaagccttcagtcAGAGTATGAACCTTACTGTTCATCAAagaactcatactggagagaaaccttatcaGTGCAAAGAGTGTGGAAAAGCTTTTCGTAAGAATTCATCCCTTATTCAGCATGAAAggattcatactggagagaaaccctacaaatgtaaggATTGTGGGAAAGCTTTTACACAGAGCATGAATCTTACAGTGCACCAGAGAACTCATAccggagaaaaaccctatgaatgtaatgaatgtggaaaagccttcagTCAAAGCATGCATCTTATTGTCCACCAGAGaagtcatactggagaaaaaccctatgaatgcagtgaatgtggaaaagccttcagTAAAAGCTCAACTCTCACTTTGCATCAGAGAaatcacactggagaaaaaccctacaaatgtaacaAATGTGGTAAATCATTTAGTCAAAGCACATACCTTATAGAACATCAGAGACTTCACTCTGGAGTGAAACCTTTTGAATGTAACCAGTGTGGAAAGGCTTTTAGTAAGAATTCTTCTCTTACTCAGCATCGGAGAATTCACACTGGTGAGAAACCTTATGAGTGTATGGTATGTGGAAAGCATTTCACTGGGAGATCATCCTTAACTGTACATCAGGTtatacacactggagagaaaccttatgaatgcaCTGAATGTGGAAAGGCCTTTAGCCAAAGCGCCTACCTTATTgaacatcaaagaattcatactggtgaaaaaccctatgaatgtgaTCAATGTGGGAAAGCTTTCATTAAGAATTCATCCCTTATAGTGCACCAGAGGatacatacaggagagaaaccctatcagtgtaatgaatgtggaaaagccttcagTAGGAGTACAAACCTTACAAGACATCAGAGGACTCATACATGA